A genomic stretch from Sulfobacillus thermosulfidooxidans includes:
- a CDS encoding aminotransferase class I/II-fold pyridoxal phosphate-dependent enzyme — MLRTPIIEALKAYSASGKARWHTPGHKGRMPLPYLLGEWDVTEVRELTPKSDGHDPIHDSERLMAQSFGAQKTWYSVQGATLPVMAAVLAACPPRSSVVVDRIAHRSVHAALILGHLRPIWAYSEMGPGGYPLPVNDEERARLIEQFKPKAVIVTNPTYEGLAADLSATAAICRQHNIPLIVDEAHGTHFWGHEGFPRSALMQGADLVCHGVHKTELSLTQTGLLHLNSEIISMSQVQDTWDLLATSSPSYLLLASLDYFQYLRHQREYHRGWQVLAEQLRDLRVRWRDQGLSLLQDWWERQGGQADAAKLTILGDGSRLLHRLEQFGVEEKSDPFGVTLIVTPYDDINTVKSALAAVLAHRDIDYHRAAHWRRWPILQQIMPPYQAMTAENEWIPWSKALGRIAARPLIPYPPGIPLVVPGEGINQDVISWLTEYREWYLRGSGDLKGLQPPPPTGDDEGKDEGLWVIKNAVP; from the coding sequence GTGTTAAGAACGCCGATTATTGAAGCGCTCAAGGCTTATAGTGCTAGCGGCAAAGCCAGGTGGCATACGCCTGGTCACAAAGGCCGGATGCCCTTACCCTATTTGTTAGGGGAGTGGGACGTGACAGAAGTGCGCGAACTGACCCCCAAATCGGATGGCCACGATCCTATTCATGATTCTGAGCGCCTCATGGCCCAAAGTTTTGGTGCCCAAAAAACATGGTATTCGGTCCAGGGGGCGACCTTGCCAGTTATGGCAGCCGTTTTAGCGGCGTGTCCGCCGCGGTCTTCCGTTGTGGTGGATCGCATTGCCCACCGCTCGGTGCATGCGGCCTTAATCCTCGGACACCTTCGGCCGATTTGGGCCTATTCCGAGATGGGGCCCGGGGGTTATCCGTTGCCTGTCAACGATGAGGAACGTGCCCGGCTCATTGAACAATTTAAGCCGAAAGCTGTCATTGTGACAAATCCCACTTATGAAGGACTCGCAGCGGATCTTTCGGCCACGGCAGCCATTTGCCGTCAGCACAACATTCCATTAATCGTTGATGAAGCCCATGGCACACATTTTTGGGGACATGAGGGTTTTCCCCGTTCTGCATTGATGCAAGGCGCCGATTTAGTGTGTCATGGGGTGCACAAGACCGAACTCAGTTTAACGCAAACTGGTCTATTGCACCTGAATTCTGAAATCATTTCCATGTCTCAGGTCCAAGATACGTGGGATCTTTTGGCGACGTCGAGCCCTTCTTATCTCTTATTAGCGTCTCTTGATTACTTCCAATATTTACGCCATCAGAGAGAATACCACCGAGGCTGGCAAGTTTTAGCCGAGCAGTTGCGAGACTTGCGTGTGAGGTGGCGGGATCAGGGGCTGAGCCTGTTGCAAGATTGGTGGGAGCGTCAAGGCGGACAAGCTGATGCCGCTAAATTGACCATTCTTGGAGACGGATCCCGTCTTCTTCACCGACTCGAACAATTTGGGGTGGAAGAAAAATCAGATCCCTTTGGCGTGACGCTCATTGTGACGCCTTATGATGACATCAATACGGTGAAGTCCGCCCTAGCTGCTGTTCTTGCTCACCGAGACATTGATTATCACCGGGCTGCTCACTGGAGACGCTGGCCTATCCTGCAACAAATAATGCCGCCTTACCAGGCGATGACGGCAGAAAACGAATGGATTCCCTGGTCCAAAGCTTTAGGCCGGATCGCAGCAAGACCCTTGATACCTTATCCCCCGGGCATTCCTCTCGTTGTTCCGGGCGAAGGCATTAATCAAGACGTGATATCATGGCTAACAGAGTACCGGGAATGGTACTTAAGGGGCAGTGGAGACCTAAAAGGATTACAACCCCCTCCCCCAACAGGGGATGATGAAGGGAAGGATGAAGGGCTATGGGTGATCAAAAACGCAGTGCCCTAA